From the genome of Miscanthus floridulus cultivar M001 chromosome 10, ASM1932011v1, whole genome shotgun sequence, one region includes:
- the LOC136486499 gene encoding protein translocase subunit SECA2, chloroplastic-like isoform X2, producing the protein MRFQGKGFMRDAEWMGRVHRFLGLTVGLVQAGMKSDERRASYRCDITYTNNSELGFDYLRDNLSRNKEQLVMRWPRPFHFAIVDEVDSVLIDEGRNPLLISGEDNRDAARYPVAAKVAELLMEGVHYTIELKGNNIDLTEEGVAHAEIILGTDDLWDENDPWARFVMNALKAKVFYRRDVQYIVRDGKAIIINELTGRVEPKRRWSDGIHQAVEAKEGLKIQADSVIVAQITYQSLFKLYPKLSGMTGTAKTEEKEFLKMFKMPVIVVPTNLPNIRVDLPIQAFATARGKWQYVRAEVESMFQLGRPVLVGTTSVESSEYLSELLKVRNIPHNVLNARPKYAAREAEIIAQAGRKHAITISTNMAGRGTDIILGGNPKMLAKEIVEDNILPFLTHEPPDIDMEGESTSHKGLSNIELGPSSVGLLAKAAIMSKYIHKSERNEWSLSKAKSTIAESIEMGQMIGMEKLQERMTEESEMYPLCDAIGLAYLSVLRDCEIHCSAEGAAVKRLGGLHVVGTSLHESRRIDNQLRGRAGRQGDPGSTRFMVSLQDDIFQKFNLDTEWAVRLISRITNDEDIAIESNVVVKQLLGLQINAEKYYFGIRKSLVEFDEVLEVQRKHVYNLRQVILSGDSESCSEQIFQYMQAVADEIVLLNIDPQKPPKAWNLVKLLDEFVGLGGKLLSETFKDIQGQNLQSALEEMQGWGPVKADSFALPNMPMPPDSLRGIRKKTSSIMRWFTICVDDTSKKGRYTNTANLLRKYFGDFLIATYLNAVQESRYDDGYISGIEREVLLKTLDTLWKDHLVNMNKLSSAVNVRSFGHKNPLEEYKIDGCRFFISMLSATRRLTVESLLHYWSSPMESEEIFNTEDQ; encoded by the exons GAACTTGGATTTGACTATCTTCGTGACAACCTATCTCGAAACAAAGAACAACTTGTTATGAGATG GCCAAGGCCATTCCATTTTGCTATTGTGGATGAAGTGGACTCAGTACTTATAGATGAGGGGAGGAATCCATTATTAATAAGTGGAGAG GATAATAGAGATGCAGCTCGGTATCCAGTTGCTGCTAAAGTCGCAGAACTTCTTATGGAGGGTGTT CATTACACCATCGAACTAAAAGGCAATAATATAGATCTGACAGAGGAAGGTGTAGCACATGCTGAGATTATTCTTGGGACAGATGATCTATGGGATGAGAATGATCCGTGGGCAAG GTTTGTGATGAATGCTTTGAAAGCAAAAGTGTTCTACCGAAGGGATGTCCAGTATATTGTCAGGGATGGGAAAGCTATTATAATTAATGAG CTAACTGGCCGAGTTGAACCCAAAAGAAGATGGTCTGATGGTATCCACCAAGCAGTAGAAGCAAAAGAAGGCCTAAAAATCCAG GCAGACTCAGTAATTGTGGCTCAAATCACATATCAGTCACTGTTTAAGCTTTATCCTAAGCTTTCTGGGATGACAGGAACTGCTAAGACAGAG GAAAAGGAGTTTTTAAAGATGTTCAAGATGCCTGTTATTGTAGTACCTACGAATCTGCCAAATATACGGGTGGACTTGCCTATCCAAGCTTTTgcg ACTGCAAGAGGCAAATGGCAATATGTACGGGCTGAAGTAGAGTCTATGTTCCAATTAGGCCGCCCTGTTTTAGTTGGAACTACAAG TGTCGAGAGTTCTGAATACTTGTCAGAGCTACTTAAAGTTCGCAATATTCCACACAATGTCCTTAATGCAAGACCAAAG TATGCTGCAAGAGAAGCCGAAATAATTGCCCAAGCTGGAAGAAAACATGCTATTACAATTTCAACTAACATGGCAGGCAGAGGAACTGACATTATTTTAGGTGGTAATCCAAAA ATGCTTGCAAAAGAAATAGTAGAAGATAACATACTTCCATTTTTGACCCATGAACCTCCTGATATTGACATGGAAGGGGAATCCACATCCCACAAG GGTCTCTCAAATATAGAACTTGGTCCATCATCAGTAGGTCTGCTTGCCAAAGCTGCAATCATGT CAAAATATATTCACAAAAGCGAGAGAAATGAATGGTCTCTTAGTAAGGCAAAATCCACTATTGCTGAATCTATAGAAATGGGTCAAATGATTGGGATGGAGAAACTGCAAGAGCGCATGACTGAAGAGTCTGAGATGTACCCTCTTTGTGATGCAATAGGACTTGCTTATCTCAGTGTTTTAAGGGATTGCGAAATTCATTGTTCTGCTGAAGGTGCTGCAGTGAAGAGATTAGGTGGGCTCCATGTAGTAGGAACTTCTTTGCATGAGTCACGCCGAATTGATAACCAA CTGCGTGGCAGAGCAGGCAGACAGGGTGATCCTGGGTCAACACGGTTTATGGTGAG CTTACAAGATGATATATTCCAGAAATTTAATCTGGACACTGAATGGGCTGTGAGGCTAATATCAAGGATAACGAATGATGAAGACATAGCTATCGAGAGCAATGTTGTTGTGAAGCAG CTTCTAGGCCTTCAAATCAACGCAGAGAAATATTATTTTGGAATAAGGAAAAGTCTTGTTGAGTTCGATGAAGTCCTGGAG GTCCAAAGAAAGCATGTATACAACCTTAGGCAGGTGATATTATCTGGTGACTCTGAAAGCTGCAGTGAACAAATTTTCCA GTACATGCAAGCGGTAGCTGATGAAATTGTTTTGCTAAATATTGATCCCCAAAAG CCACCCAAGGCATGGAATCTGGTAAAGCTTTTGGATGAATTTGTTGGTCTAGGCGGAAAACTACTGAGTG AAACATTCAAGGACATCCAAGGGCAAAACCTACAATCAGCACTTGAGGAAATGCAAGGTTGGGGCCCAGTTAAGGCTGATAGTTTTGCTCTTCCAAACATGCCGATGCCGCCCGATTCACTTAGAGGAATTCGAAAGAAAACATCTTCTATAATGCGGTGGTTTACCATTTGTGTTGATGATACATCAAA GAAAGGGAGATATACAAACACTGCCAATCTGCTCAGGAAATATTTTGGGGATTTTCTAATAGCTACCTACTTGAATGCTGTTCAAGAGTCCCGTTACGATGATGGATATATAAGTGGAATCGAG CGGGAAGTACTTTTGAAGACTCTTGATACGTTATGGAAAGACCATTTGGTAAACATGAACAAGCTTAGTTCTGCT GTGAACGTTCGGAGTTTTGGACACAAAAATCCTCTGGAAGAATACAAGATCGATGGCTGCCGCTTCTTCATCTCAATGTTGAGTGCCACACGACGTCTCACCGTGGAATCCCTTTTGCACTACTGGTCGTCTCCGATGGAATCCGAAGAGATCTTCAACACAGAGGATCAATAG